The Methanomethylovorans hollandica DSM 15978 genome includes a region encoding these proteins:
- a CDS encoding ATP synthase subunit B produces MTKEYKTIVEVSGPLIFIAKTEPVGYNELVNIKLPDGSTKRGQVLDTSADIVVVQVFEGTGGLNEESGVVFTGETVKLPVSKDMLGRILSGSGEPLDGGPRIVPEDRLDVNGASMNPYSRMPPEEFIQTGISTIDGTNTLVRGQKLPIFSGSGLPHNEIALQIARQAKVPGSEEPFAVVFAAMGITNEEAQYFMEDFEKTGALERAVVFLNLADDPAVERIITPRLALTAAEYLAYQHDMHVLVILTDITNYCEALRQMGAAREEVPGRRGYPGYMYTDLASLYERAGVIKGTKGSVTQFSILTMPGDDITHPIPDLSGYITEGQIVVSRELHRKGIYPPINVLPSLSRLMNSGIGAGRTRDDHKAVSDQMYAAYAEGRDLRGLVAIVGKDALSERDQRILEFADLFEDRFVRQGREEDRSIEDTLNVAWSILSELPEALLTRVDNKFIEKYHPAHKKSN; encoded by the coding sequence ATGACCAAGGAATATAAGACTATAGTAGAGGTATCAGGCCCTCTAATATTCATTGCGAAGACCGAACCAGTGGGTTACAATGAACTTGTGAATATCAAACTGCCTGATGGCAGTACTAAAAGAGGTCAGGTACTTGACACATCAGCTGACATCGTAGTTGTGCAGGTATTCGAAGGCACAGGCGGACTCAACGAAGAATCGGGGGTTGTATTTACCGGTGAGACCGTTAAGCTGCCTGTTTCAAAGGACATGCTGGGTCGTATCCTTTCAGGCTCTGGTGAGCCTCTTGATGGTGGACCCCGTATAGTTCCTGAAGACAGGCTCGATGTGAATGGTGCATCAATGAACCCATATTCAAGGATGCCCCCTGAGGAGTTCATCCAAACGGGTATCTCCACGATCGATGGAACTAATACGCTCGTAAGAGGCCAGAAACTGCCTATCTTCTCTGGTTCCGGTCTTCCGCACAACGAGATAGCTCTGCAGATCGCACGACAGGCAAAGGTGCCAGGTTCAGAAGAACCTTTTGCAGTAGTGTTTGCCGCAATGGGCATTACCAATGAGGAAGCACAGTACTTCATGGAGGATTTCGAAAAGACCGGTGCTCTGGAAAGAGCAGTGGTGTTCCTGAACCTTGCTGATGACCCTGCTGTCGAGCGTATTATCACTCCAAGGCTGGCTCTTACAGCAGCTGAATATCTTGCATATCAACATGATATGCACGTGCTTGTTATCCTTACGGACATCACCAACTATTGTGAGGCATTGCGTCAAATGGGTGCAGCCCGTGAAGAAGTGCCTGGACGTAGAGGTTACCCTGGTTACATGTACACTGATCTGGCCTCCCTCTATGAGCGTGCAGGTGTCATAAAAGGTACGAAAGGATCTGTTACACAGTTCTCCATTCTTACAATGCCAGGTGACGATATAACTCACCCCATTCCGGACCTTTCCGGTTACATTACCGAAGGTCAGATCGTGGTTTCAAGAGAACTGCATAGAAAAGGTATCTATCCTCCTATCAACGTGCTACCATCTTTGTCCCGTCTTATGAACTCCGGTATCGGTGCAGGTAGGACCAGGGATGATCACAAGGCAGTTTCAGACCAGATGTATGCAGCATACGCAGAAGGCCGTGACCTCAGAGGACTAGTGGCTATCGTGGGCAAGGACGCATTGTCTGAGAGAGACCAGAGGATCCTGGAATTTGCAGATCTGTTCGAGGACAGGTTCGTGCGTCAGGGAAGGGAAGAGGACAGATCCATTGAGGATACACTGAACGTTGCATGGTCTATTCTTTCAGAGCTTCCGGAAGCTCTGCTCACAAGGGTAGACAACAAGTTCATAGAGAAATACCACCCTGCTCACAAGAAGAGCAACTAA
- a CDS encoding V-type ATP synthase subunit C — MRLLQRLKHGLNSQKSRPQGHSNYAYTTARVRAMKSKLLPQETYPRLMNMQIAEITRFIQEVEYKEDVDQLARLYEGVDLIEHALNRNLAVTFTKLISISEGELNFLISEYLKKYDIWNIKTILRGKRCGASTDEILEAVVTAGRLSYTFTSELAAKSTYEDVIAALSTSEYYLILKDYNGENLSEIENLLDKKYYYDLFQSIGNPKSKDRKLFNKFIRTDIDLKNLVTIFRLKKYGISDPSAADLLIEGGLKLKIRDIERMLSLSFEDFLSELEKTPYWEEISSCCSVKMDSLIDLETRIKKLRLKSAESFSHVYPLSIVPIMDYILSKENEVGNLRMIIRGKAVGLSDEEIKNQLVI, encoded by the coding sequence ATGCGGCTGTTGCAGAGATTGAAGCATGGGCTGAATTCCCAGAAATCACGGCCTCAAGGGCATTCCAACTATGCATATACTACGGCACGTGTACGTGCAATGAAAAGCAAGTTACTTCCTCAGGAAACATACCCCAGGCTAATGAACATGCAGATCGCTGAGATCACAAGGTTCATTCAAGAGGTTGAATACAAAGAGGATGTTGATCAACTTGCAAGATTATATGAAGGTGTCGACCTTATTGAGCATGCACTTAACAGGAACCTGGCGGTTACCTTCACTAAGTTAATCAGTATTTCAGAAGGCGAACTGAATTTTCTTATATCTGAATATTTAAAGAAATATGATATTTGGAACATCAAGACCATCCTTCGTGGAAAACGTTGTGGTGCATCAACGGATGAGATCCTTGAAGCAGTTGTTACAGCAGGCCGCCTAAGTTATACTTTCACTTCGGAATTGGCTGCGAAATCCACATATGAGGATGTCATTGCGGCGCTGTCTACAAGTGAATACTACTTGATTTTGAAGGATTATAATGGGGAAAATCTGTCGGAGATCGAGAACCTCCTTGATAAGAAATATTATTATGACTTGTTCCAGTCCATAGGGAATCCAAAATCCAAAGACCGGAAACTTTTCAATAAATTCATCAGGACAGATATCGACTTAAAGAACCTGGTTACAATATTCAGACTTAAGAAATATGGGATCTCAGATCCATCGGCAGCAGACCTTCTAATAGAAGGTGGGCTCAAACTAAAGATAAGGGATATTGAGAGAATGCTTTCTTTATCATTTGAAGATTTCCTTTCCGAACTGGAGAAAACTCCTTACTGGGAAGAAATATCTAGTTGCTGCAGCGTAAAAATGGATTCTTTGATAGATCTTGAAACAAGGATTAAGAAACTTAGGTTAAAATCTGCAGAAAGTTTCTCTCATGTCTATCCACTTTCTATTGTACCTATAATGGACTATATACTCAGCAAAGAAAATGAGGTAGGCAATCTGCGTATGATCATTCGTGGGAAGGCAGTTGGTCTTAGTGATGAAGAAATTAAAAATCAGTTGGTGATCTGA
- a CDS encoding V-type ATP synthase subunit D: MGAKDVKPTRSELIELKKKIQLSQSGHKLLKMKRDGLILEFFEILSKAKDVRSELDQAYEVANKKIGIANAVDGIFTVKSTAFALQNIPQIELESRNIMGVVVPKIESSSVRKSIEERGYGILGTSSYTDEAADAYEVLVENIIVAAEIETTMKKLLDDIEKTKRRVNALEFKVIPELQESMDFIKLRLEEMERENTFRLKKIKG; this comes from the coding sequence ATGGGCGCAAAGGATGTTAAACCAACCCGTTCAGAGCTTATAGAGCTCAAGAAGAAGATCCAGCTCTCTCAGAGTGGCCACAAGTTACTTAAAATGAAGAGGGATGGACTGATCCTTGAGTTCTTCGAGATCCTAAGTAAAGCAAAGGATGTCAGGTCTGAGCTGGACCAGGCCTATGAAGTGGCAAATAAGAAAATAGGTATTGCAAACGCTGTTGACGGTATCTTTACCGTCAAATCCACAGCTTTCGCCCTGCAGAACATTCCCCAGATAGAACTTGAAAGCCGTAACATAATGGGTGTTGTGGTCCCGAAGATTGAGTCCTCCAGTGTACGTAAATCCATAGAGGAACGTGGTTATGGTATACTGGGAACCAGTTCCTATACCGATGAGGCTGCAGACGCCTATGAGGTGCTGGTGGAGAACATCATTGTTGCAGCAGAGATAGAAACTACTATGAAGAAACTGCTCGATGATATCGAAAAGACCAAACGCCGTGTAAATGCTCTTGAGTTCAAGGTAATTCCTGAACTGCAGGAATCTATGGACTTCATAAAACTTCGTCTTGAAGAGATGGAAAGAGAGAACACTTTCAGGCTCAAGAAGATCAAAGGATAA
- a CDS encoding radical SAM/SPASM domain-containing protein yields MRVYDRSVIKIDAGIDNGKVVLESEGALSPIAKPIISKINDIFREEKPIYVDDENIVFSTWVPPVPGEVFNRLISAEISSILRKRVPDQLSIGITSRCPNNCIHCGAADIIAKTELTVEQINGAVSQSIELGSYYISFDGGETMMRNDLTEMVKAVDKSKAIAACFTSGFRLTEERAKDLKAAGLYATHISIDSPREEEHDRVRGREGAFKDSLQGIKSTLEAGILADMFVVVSPHNIDDLEDFYGLAENLGMHELSIYEIVAVGRWLEHEDEVISDSDVKMLGRFQKEKNRKSEGPRVTALPYFMGPDQFGCFAGRRWMHVTPAGDVLPCAYTPLSFGNLVEEELNVIWKRMGQHDAYRKNADFCRMRDQRFRQKYIHVIPKEAALPLRLDRL; encoded by the coding sequence ATGCGAGTATACGATAGATCAGTTATCAAAATAGATGCAGGTATAGATAATGGAAAAGTAGTGCTTGAAAGTGAAGGAGCATTAAGTCCTATTGCCAAACCTATCATTAGCAAGATAAATGATATCTTCCGGGAAGAGAAGCCCATATATGTCGATGATGAAAACATTGTTTTTTCAACGTGGGTACCTCCTGTACCTGGTGAGGTGTTCAACAGGCTCATAAGTGCAGAAATAAGCTCTATACTCAGAAAAAGGGTTCCAGATCAGCTTTCCATTGGGATCACCTCAAGATGTCCTAACAATTGCATTCATTGTGGGGCAGCTGATATCATTGCAAAGACAGAGCTTACCGTTGAGCAGATCAACGGTGCAGTTTCACAGTCTATTGAACTTGGCTCTTACTATATTTCCTTTGATGGAGGCGAGACCATGATGCGCAATGATCTCACTGAAATGGTAAAGGCGGTTGACAAGAGCAAAGCAATTGCTGCCTGTTTTACTTCCGGGTTCAGGCTCACCGAAGAAAGGGCGAAGGATCTGAAGGCTGCAGGTCTTTATGCAACGCATATAAGTATTGATAGTCCCCGGGAAGAGGAACATGACCGGGTCAGAGGGCGTGAGGGGGCTTTCAAGGACAGTTTGCAGGGGATCAAAAGTACTTTGGAGGCAGGCATATTAGCTGACATGTTCGTAGTTGTTTCACCTCACAACATCGATGATCTTGAGGACTTCTACGGGCTTGCCGAAAACTTAGGTATGCATGAATTATCCATCTATGAGATCGTTGCAGTTGGGCGTTGGCTGGAACATGAGGATGAGGTAATTTCGGATTCAGATGTGAAGATGCTGGGCCGATTCCAAAAAGAAAAGAACAGGAAATCAGAAGGTCCCAGGGTAACAGCTCTTCCGTATTTCATGGGTCCTGACCAGTTCGGTTGTTTCGCCGGCAGAAGATGGATGCATGTCACACCCGCTGGAGATGTTCTTCCTTGTGCTTATACTCCACTTTCTTTTGGAAATTTAGTTGAGGAAGAATTAAATGTAATCTGGAAGCGCATGGGGCAACATGATGCATACAGAAAGAATGCAGATTTTTGCAGGATGCGGGACCAGAGATTCAGGCAAAAATACATTCATGTTATTCCCAAAGAAGCTGCTTTGCCATTAAGGCTTGACAGACTTTAA
- a CDS encoding ATP synthase subunit A, which produces MEIKGEIYRVAGPVVTIQGIKPKMYDVVKVGHEGLMGEVIRIEGDKATVQVYEDTSGIKPGEPVENTGTSLSVELGPGLLESIYDGIQRPLKVLQEQMGDFIQRGVSANGLDRDKKWDFKPVVNIGDKVKGGEVIGLVQETENIEHKIMVPPKVSGTVSEIKSGKFTVDETVCVLADGTELQMMQKWPVRAPRPVSKKLLPKTPLITGQRILDGLFPVAKGGTAAIPGPFGSGKTVTQQQLAKWSDTDIVVYIGCGERGNEMADVLNEFPELQDPKTGRPLMERTVLIANTSNMPVAAREASVYTGITIAEYYRDMGYDVSLMADSSSRWAEAMREISSRLEEMPGEEGYPAYLSARLSEFYERAGYVKSLAGVEGSITVIGAVSPPGGDFSEPVTQNTLRIVKVFWALDAKLAQRRHFPSINWLTSYSLYNNSLSGWFSENVAPDWNDLRDNAIDLLQRESELQEIVQLVGSDALPEDQQLILEICRMIREYFLQQNAYHPVDTYCSFDKQYKLLKAIFKYSDMATTALTSGVPMTDILSLQSKDELAKVKFEENFGKALDEVLIKMDSEFAKLGGN; this is translated from the coding sequence GTGGAAATAAAAGGTGAAATTTATCGTGTGGCTGGACCAGTCGTTACTATTCAAGGTATCAAACCAAAGATGTATGATGTGGTCAAGGTTGGTCACGAAGGATTGATGGGCGAGGTCATTAGGATCGAAGGTGACAAGGCCACAGTTCAGGTATACGAGGACACATCTGGTATCAAGCCAGGTGAGCCTGTGGAGAATACAGGTACGTCCCTTTCAGTGGAACTAGGTCCGGGTCTGCTGGAAAGTATTTATGACGGCATTCAGAGACCGTTGAAGGTTCTCCAAGAACAAATGGGGGATTTCATTCAGAGAGGTGTATCTGCTAACGGACTTGACAGGGACAAGAAATGGGATTTCAAACCCGTTGTCAATATAGGGGATAAGGTAAAAGGTGGAGAAGTTATCGGTCTTGTACAGGAAACCGAGAATATAGAGCACAAGATCATGGTCCCTCCAAAAGTATCAGGTACAGTATCTGAAATAAAAAGCGGTAAGTTCACTGTTGATGAAACTGTTTGTGTTCTTGCAGACGGCACTGAACTGCAGATGATGCAGAAGTGGCCTGTCAGAGCACCAAGGCCAGTAAGCAAGAAGCTCTTACCTAAGACCCCTCTTATTACCGGTCAAAGAATTCTGGATGGCCTTTTCCCGGTTGCAAAAGGAGGAACTGCTGCTATTCCAGGACCATTTGGTTCAGGAAAGACAGTTACTCAGCAGCAGCTTGCCAAGTGGAGTGATACGGATATTGTGGTCTACATAGGTTGCGGAGAGCGTGGGAACGAGATGGCTGATGTGCTGAATGAATTCCCTGAACTGCAGGACCCTAAGACCGGCCGTCCGCTGATGGAACGTACTGTGCTCATAGCAAATACTTCAAACATGCCTGTGGCTGCCCGTGAAGCATCGGTGTATACTGGTATCACTATCGCCGAATATTATCGTGATATGGGATATGATGTGTCTCTCATGGCAGACTCTTCTTCCAGATGGGCAGAAGCTATGAGAGAAATTTCTTCAAGGCTTGAAGAGATGCCTGGTGAAGAAGGTTATCCAGCTTATTTGTCAGCAAGACTATCAGAGTTCTATGAGAGAGCAGGTTATGTGAAATCCCTGGCAGGGGTGGAAGGTTCCATAACAGTTATCGGTGCAGTTTCTCCGCCAGGTGGTGACTTCTCCGAACCGGTCACACAGAACACTTTACGTATTGTGAAGGTTTTCTGGGCTCTTGATGCAAAACTTGCGCAAAGAAGGCACTTCCCGTCCATTAACTGGCTTACCAGTTACAGTCTTTATAACAACTCGCTTTCAGGATGGTTTAGTGAGAACGTAGCTCCGGATTGGAACGATCTCAGAGATAATGCAATTGACTTACTCCAGCGTGAATCCGAACTCCAGGAGATTGTGCAGCTCGTAGGTTCGGATGCTCTTCCAGAGGACCAGCAGCTGATCTTGGAAATATGCCGTATGATCCGTGAATATTTCCTGCAGCAGAATGCATACCATCCTGTGGACACTTACTGTTCATTCGACAAGCAGTACAAATTGCTAAAAGCCATCTTCAAGTACAGTGACATGGCGACAACTGCTCTTACATCAGGTGTCCCAATGACAGATATTCTGTCCCTTCAATCCAAGGATGAACTTGCAAAGGTCAAGTTCGAAGAAAACTTCGGGAAAGCACTTGATGAGGTCCTGATAAAGATGGATTCTGAGTTCGCAAAGCTGGGAGGCAATTAA
- a CDS encoding V-type ATP synthase subunit I has protein sequence MLNPRQMSRALIVGHKDLLEKTVEVLHQTNLFQIEDYIEDDSGLKIGKPFDNGDSISKALIKIRSIASFLEVKNEPAKKQKVSTLLRDLDSTLKVLDTEVSTKTETKSGLETRVKEIESLKKDLLPFADIPLDLDLYRGYDNLAIFPGIVKGNIENEISGITGSYELFTDHKSGTIVLFVPKRHKEDVSKALSDYEYRELKVPDQKGMPAEIISRIDSERTDLLRQIDGIDSDIRLLKDKYKDFIMASNEVLSIEVDKSEAPLHIATSESTFVIEGWVPSDSYNKLERAVSRATQDRVFVTQQEIEHEQEPIVPVEYDNPKVVRPLQEIMNLYARPRYKELDPTSLIFITFPLFYGMILGDIGYALILMALALVIKKTVKSDAVKPLMNILIYCQISTFIFGILYGEFLGFPLAGLVSHGEIQAGLIPGFNTIDLFASPVGGEMITYPIHRTHLVMTMIVFTALIGVIHINIGYILGFINENRKHGFSAALLEKGSWIIIQLGILLVVLGYFGILPSALLYAGIIVFLAGFVMLLKGEGIKGPVELPSLLSNSLSYTRLIAVGLSSIYIASTVNMIAFEMIWPDKFGPMTVFAILVFIFGHALNTVLSIIAPGLHALRLQYVEFFGKFYEGGGRKYDPFGYIRKYTEE, from the coding sequence ATGCTTAATCCAAGGCAAATGAGCCGTGCTTTAATAGTTGGTCACAAAGATCTTCTCGAAAAAACAGTTGAAGTCCTTCACCAAACAAATTTATTTCAGATAGAGGACTATATTGAAGACGATTCGGGTCTTAAGATCGGCAAGCCCTTTGATAACGGGGATTCTATTTCAAAAGCATTAATCAAGATACGATCTATAGCCAGTTTTCTTGAAGTTAAGAACGAACCTGCTAAAAAACAAAAAGTTTCAACTCTTTTGCGTGATTTAGATTCAACTCTTAAAGTTCTGGACACGGAGGTTTCCACAAAAACAGAAACAAAGAGTGGACTGGAGACCAGGGTCAAGGAAATAGAATCTCTTAAGAAGGATTTATTACCGTTTGCGGATATTCCGCTTGATCTTGATCTATATCGAGGTTATGATAATCTGGCAATATTCCCTGGTATTGTAAAGGGAAATATTGAGAATGAGATCTCCGGCATAACAGGATCCTATGAGTTGTTCACAGATCATAAATCAGGGACTATTGTGCTATTTGTGCCAAAGAGGCATAAAGAAGATGTTTCTAAAGCTCTTTCTGATTATGAGTACCGGGAACTTAAAGTCCCTGATCAGAAGGGTATGCCTGCAGAAATCATTTCAAGGATCGATTCAGAAAGAACTGATCTTCTCAGGCAGATTGACGGCATAGATTCAGATATCAGATTGCTTAAGGATAAATATAAGGACTTTATCATGGCAAGCAATGAGGTGCTTTCTATAGAGGTTGATAAATCTGAAGCTCCTCTGCACATTGCCACATCTGAAAGTACTTTCGTAATTGAGGGTTGGGTTCCTTCAGACAGTTATAACAAGCTAGAAAGGGCAGTTTCCAGAGCGACCCAGGATCGTGTGTTCGTAACACAGCAGGAAATAGAGCATGAACAGGAACCAATTGTCCCTGTAGAGTATGATAATCCCAAGGTTGTCAGACCTTTGCAGGAGATTATGAACCTGTATGCACGTCCCAGATACAAGGAGTTAGATCCTACAAGCCTTATATTCATCACTTTCCCATTGTTCTACGGCATGATCCTTGGTGACATTGGCTATGCCCTTATCCTGATGGCACTTGCTTTAGTTATCAAGAAAACAGTGAAATCTGATGCAGTCAAGCCTCTTATGAATATACTTATCTATTGTCAGATATCAACTTTCATATTTGGTATCCTTTATGGTGAGTTCTTAGGATTCCCTCTTGCAGGTCTCGTCTCTCACGGGGAGATTCAGGCTGGTCTGATCCCTGGTTTTAATACCATTGACTTATTTGCTTCTCCTGTAGGCGGAGAGATGATAACTTATCCCATACACCGGACTCATCTCGTAATGACAATGATAGTATTTACAGCATTGATCGGTGTGATCCACATTAACATTGGATACATCCTGGGATTCATAAACGAGAACAGAAAGCATGGATTCTCTGCAGCTCTTCTTGAGAAGGGCAGCTGGATAATTATTCAGCTCGGAATACTTCTTGTAGTTCTTGGTTACTTCGGGATATTACCATCGGCATTACTATATGCTGGTATAATAGTATTCCTGGCAGGTTTTGTGATGCTGCTTAAAGGTGAAGGTATCAAAGGACCTGTGGAATTACCTTCCTTATTAAGCAACTCTTTATCCTACACTCGTTTGATAGCTGTAGGATTATCTTCCATTTATATTGCGTCTACTGTCAACATGATCGCATTCGAGATGATATGGCCTGATAAATTTGGACCTATGACAGTATTTGCAATACTTGTATTCATATTCGGGCATGCTTTAAACACTGTCCTGAGTATTATTGCCCCCGGACTGCACGCTTTGAGGTTGCAGTACGTAGAGTTCTTCGGAAAGTTCTACGAGGGAGGCGGACGTAAATATGATCCATTTGGATATATCAGAAAATACACGGAGGAATAA
- the ahaH gene encoding ATP synthase archaeal subunit H, translated as MAKDKILSEIKQAETNARIMVDNAAKEKNDRISKARVEAREIIKQAEVDAHKSSQSTLRSAEHELASQKQKIIEEGIKEADIVAKNAKAKVDQAAENLISEFERAIHA; from the coding sequence ATGGCCAAAGATAAAATCTTATCAGAAATCAAACAAGCAGAAACCAATGCGCGGATTATGGTGGACAACGCCGCCAAGGAAAAGAACGATCGCATTTCCAAAGCCCGCGTAGAGGCCAGAGAGATTATAAAACAGGCTGAGGTGGATGCTCATAAATCGTCTCAGAGCACTCTCCGGTCTGCAGAACATGAGCTTGCTTCCCAAAAGCAAAAAATTATTGAAGAGGGTATAAAGGAAGCAGACATTGTTGCTAAGAATGCAAAGGCAAAAGTCGATCAGGCAGCAGAGAACCTTATTAGTGAGTTTGAGAGGGCGATCCATGCTTAA
- a CDS encoding V-type ATP synthase subunit F yields the protein MELAVVGSSEFVTGFRLAGIKKIFEVNNHIELEPTVKKVLEDRDIGILVLHGDDLSKLPEMLRNTINESVEPTVVTLGGSGQSSNLRQKIKQSVGVDLWK from the coding sequence ATGGAGCTTGCAGTTGTAGGTAGCAGCGAGTTTGTCACTGGATTCAGGCTGGCTGGAATTAAGAAGATCTTTGAAGTTAATAATCATATAGAACTTGAACCTACTGTAAAAAAAGTGCTTGAGGATAGGGATATTGGAATACTTGTGTTACATGGGGATGACCTGTCCAAACTACCGGAGATGTTGAGGAACACGATCAATGAATCTGTTGAACCGACTGTTGTTACTCTGGGAGGTAGTGGTCAAAGTTCGAACTTAAGGCAAAAGATAAAACAATCGGTAGGTGTAGATCTGTGGAAATAA
- a CDS encoding V-type ATP synthase subunit E: MGLETVVKDIMDAANAEVSRIKAQTDAEVLEIIEEAKDESKRIMGESLAKAEDDIKRMKQQEISSANLEVKRTLLNARKGTLEEVYDRSFEIISSLPESKDKELLNIIIMNNESKGKRIYSNAKSEKLVRELSSLEYAGNINCAGGVVIENEDGTIRLDYTYDVILKGVNEQFLKQTSDILFG, encoded by the coding sequence ATGGGACTTGAAACTGTTGTTAAAGATATCATGGATGCTGCTAATGCTGAGGTATCCAGAATTAAAGCACAGACCGATGCTGAAGTTTTAGAGATCATCGAGGAAGCTAAAGACGAATCTAAACGCATAATGGGCGAAAGTCTTGCAAAAGCTGAAGACGATATCAAAAGAATGAAGCAGCAAGAAATATCCAGTGCAAATCTTGAAGTAAAACGCACTTTGCTCAATGCACGCAAGGGAACACTTGAAGAAGTGTATGACCGTTCATTTGAAATCATTTCTTCATTACCGGAATCTAAGGATAAGGAATTGTTGAATATTATCATTATGAACAATGAATCCAAAGGTAAGAGGATATACTCCAATGCGAAATCAGAAAAACTCGTAAGGGAACTATCTTCACTGGAATATGCCGGTAACATTAATTGTGCAGGTGGTGTGGTCATAGAAAACGAGGATGGAACTATCCGTCTAGATTATACTTATGATGTGATCCTGAAAGGCGTGAATGAGCAGTTTTTGAAACAGACATCTGACATTTTATTCGGGTGA
- the bcp gene encoding thioredoxin-dependent thiol peroxidase, whose translation MSKNSLSQGLKAPLFCLPDQNGNEKCLKDLKGKWVVLYFYPRDNTTGCTKEAQDFTSLKDAFEDEGAMILGVSRDSITSHQKFMEKKEIGITLLSDTEIAVHKLYDVWRLKKFMGKESMGTVRTTFLIDPEGNIAEIWDNVKTKDHAQAVLNSLRSTKK comes from the coding sequence ATGTCAAAAAATTCACTATCTCAAGGCTTGAAAGCACCTTTATTCTGCCTGCCAGACCAGAATGGAAACGAAAAATGCCTCAAAGACCTTAAAGGGAAATGGGTCGTACTTTATTTTTATCCCAGGGATAATACAACAGGATGCACAAAGGAGGCTCAGGACTTCACTTCACTTAAAGACGCTTTTGAAGATGAAGGAGCAATGATCCTGGGCGTGAGCCGGGACAGTATAACCTCGCATCAGAAATTCATGGAGAAAAAGGAAATAGGAATAACACTGCTTTCTGATACAGAGATCGCTGTGCATAAGCTATACGATGTATGGCGCCTGAAAAAATTCATGGGAAAGGAATCAATGGGCACTGTCAGAACAACATTTCTGATCGACCCGGAAGGTAACATTGCAGAGATATGGGACAATGTGAAAACAAAAGACCATGCACAAGCTGTGCTGAACAGTTTAAGGTCAACAAAGAAATAA